The genomic interval GGCGAGATTTACATCGACGAGTTCGAGTGGCCAGTCGGGCGGCAGCATCGCGGCAACGGTGATCAGCCCCAGGGGCGGAAACGCCGCCTTGCGCCGAAGCAGCGGCAGGACGTGGCTGAAACTCCAGAAGGTATGCGGCGTGGCGGGGGAGATGAGCAGAATGCGCATGAACGGACTCCGAAACGGGACATCCTGTAATTATTAGGATGCATTCATCCCTTTTAGCCACCGTATCTTGCCCTGATTCGCCAGGCACAAGCCTTAGCTGGGCTTCGGAAAGCGATGGCAGTCGATCACGTGGTCGTTGACCATCCCCATCGCCTGCATGTAGGCGTAACAGATCGTCGAGCCAACGAACCGAAACCCCTGCTTCTTGAGCGCCTTGCTCATCGCATCGGACTGCGGCGTCGCCGCCGGAATGTCCTTGAGGGTTCGACGGCGATTGACGATGGGCTCGCCACCGACGAACTGCCAGATGTACGCGTCGAATGAGCCATGCTCGCGCTGCACCTCAAGAAAGCAGCGCGCGTTGCTGATCGATGACTCGACCTTCAGGCGGTTGCGCACGATGCCCGGGTCCTTGAGCAGGCGCGCGACATCGCGCTTGCCGAAGCGGGCGACGGCGGCCGGATCAAAGTCAGCAAAAGCGAGGCGATAGTTATCACGCTTCTTGAGGATCGTCTCCCAGCTCAAACCCGCCTGCGCGCCTTCGAGAATGAGGAACTCGAAGAGCACGCGATCATCATGCGTCGGCACGCCCCACTGCTCGTCGTGGTAGGCAATGGAGAGGTCAGTCTTTGCCCATTCGCAGCGTTTCAATTGCGAGCCGCACATCTCTGTCTCCGGGGAGTGGCGGTCAAGGGTAGGGCGCGCCGGCGCCGGGTTTCAGCCCCAATCATCGCGGCGCGGCGCGAGGCTTTGGAATACCCGCAACCACCTCGATGGTTGTCCCGTATGGTTGGATCGGCGCGGAGTCGCGCCGGCGCCTGCTTCGCTTCCGCCATTGCTCGGGGAGAATCCGTGACTATTCGAACGCCGCTCGCGCTGCGCCCGCTCATACTCCTTGTCGCGTCGATCGCGCTGTCCTCTGCCGCCATGGCTCAAGTCAAGCGACTCATGCCGCTGGGCGATTCGATCACCAACGGCTCGGAGGGTGGTTATCGCACCGTGCTCTTCAACCGTCTCAATGAAGGCGGGGAAACGATCGACTTCGTCGGCTCGCTGCGCTGGGCCAATGATCGGCCGCTGCTGGCCGACTCGGACCACGAAGGCCACGGAGGGTGGCGCATCTACAACATCCACAACAACATCGTGGACTGGATGACGCGCTACGAGCCCGATGAGATCCTGCTGCACATCGGCACCAATGACATCTCGACGGGCGCCGATGCGCGAACCGCGGCCCAGCGACTCCGCCGCCTGCTCGACACGATCTTTCAGACTGATCCGCAGGTGCGCGTCTACGTCGCGAGCATTATCCTGCGCACCGATGACCCGGCCAAGGCGGAGATCACCGAAGACTACGCCGCCCTGACGCCGTTTGTCGTCATCGACCAGCAGCGCCGGGGATTCGATGCGCGTTTCGTGCCCATGCACCGCTTCATCGGGCCGGATGATCTCGAAGACGGCCTGCACCCCAACGCGCGCGGCTACGACAAGATGGGCCTCGTCTGGTGGGCGTATCGGCAGAAGACGCCCGAAGCGGCGCTGCTGAGCATGACCACGCCTTACGCCAACCATCCCGCCGAGTTGACCGCCCAGGGCATGGAGCCGGGCGCCCAGGTGAACTTCTACGCAACCACGGCTGATCTCGGCGAAACGGAGATTCCCGATCTCGGCGTCACGCTCGATATCAATGAGCCGCTGCTGCTGGGGAGCGCAACGGCAGACAGCGAAGGCGTCGCCACGCTGCTCGTGCCGAACGTCGACGAGTCGCTCCGGTCGAGAGTCATC from Phycisphaerales bacterium carries:
- a CDS encoding DNA-3-methyladenine glycosylase I, coding for MCGSQLKRCEWAKTDLSIAYHDEQWGVPTHDDRVLFEFLILEGAQAGLSWETILKKRDNYRLAFADFDPAAVARFGKRDVARLLKDPGIVRNRLKVESSISNARCFLEVQREHGSFDAYIWQFVGGEPIVNRRRTLKDIPAATPQSDAMSKALKKQGFRFVGSTICYAYMQAMGMVNDHVIDCHRFPKPS